One genomic window of Burkholderia plantarii includes the following:
- a CDS encoding RHS repeat-associated core domain-containing protein — protein MTSSTQLQPKPTDVFVSPLDDIHPADIDANLKALDRWLVDVSGGVLTLDRVETIARNAPVLANIFAAVDLVADIRAMIDHGDRRIDLFDWVNLGLDLIGVIPIPMGTAQVRMGARPMLKLLREEIAKNGKAMGDAAMQMVRDGIITAIVASLQARYAGEIETFLTALRAELASVLNAAADYVGEVMNGLADLFAHAAGEPLDYGKDIDQAGEHLSAAGRNVLYKPGEAFDNIGALFYDAARVVGKGTVNTATSVAKYIDSDASAKLMSVASSLRRKVPTVQQAVRGLDGNEVGKIGWLILVCEEGVMRWRKAHPTPQAVGVPSKGTTKAEERRGQGPTETLGATAPAKHPGPNCCNSTGPVPTPAASSPGSIGYALGDERIDHDDFVIDGPLPIAWTRTYRSFFDANDEQGEIGPRWVTPYTVRFDVQATKLVYHDSEGRSLDYPLLAVGGAHDDRAENLTLLRVDETWITLTRGHDVLEAYERHGDRYRLAFIKDRAGNQVTAEYDGAGRLHRLLVPHRQVAFKHDARGRIAEVFEHDADGERVGRLAAYEYDAAGDLVAASDRYGNRRDYRYRHHLLTRYTDRTGRGMNLEWDGTDPKARCVREYRDDGSDEVRLAWHPSFRMVAITDALGEVTRHYYTIKGYSFRVIHPDGSEEWLYRDRNDKLVQYIHRDGGTEFFDYDARGNLTRHQRVDGSVIEMAYDQQDQLVQTIDPHGHAWAQEYDAAGNVVLARDPLGHETKYQYNGQGLPTAVIDAKGGKKSLEYDESGRLLSFRDCSGKTTHWTYDAAGRLVEMRDPAGTTTSYRYGANGQLEEIVSPAGAERIQHDAEGRLLAATDPLQRTTRYAYDAGGRVITRVDALGQRLAYGYDRLGRLVRLTDANDAPYTFRYDPAGQLAEETEFDGKTRLYRYDEASGRMASIDDAGRVTELGQDRGGRISRRSCGDDTEQYAYDASGRLVEASNRYSRIQRFFDPVGNLVREHHAYDVFGVKRSFVWHHGYDELGNRIRTVRPDGHVVDWLRYGSGHVHGMLVDGEEQLQLERDDLHREVKRTLSSRIQQLTAYDPAGRLARQTVQRHHAPWALSARRYRYDAAGLLTQIEDNRRGAIDYRYDPVGRLIEAIGPGQRERFAFDPASNIVDPGRPDTARTPGGSVGRRETTLPDSVPKVLGNLLREYAGTHFEYDVQGNLVEKRTPAGVQRFEWDGFDRMRAAHVAEQSRQAVATYCYDAFGRRIAKEVNGARTVYGWDGDTLAYESADERSTHYLYEPETFVPMAQYAAAPVNGIETPTASSADRYTPEDDPLQRVPTAEAAAHLVFYHCDQIGTPLMMTDEAGELVWEASYRAWGEAREVIERASAAAGIDVVRNPLRFQGQQFDDETGLHYNRHRYYDPQVGRFVNKDPLGLAGGPNNYQYAPNPLGWIDPLGLARCPCNCEQVLADMQAKGRAYGSKSETPADGHHIIQHASVPEGTVGYSYGGAPAVQLEGPSTRVGSEHYAATTVQRQAGGGTYAAERRIGYKAIRRAGLSSQEARCLITKHVDPYFEKLGFTGDSPMRTVKNRR, from the coding sequence ATGACCTCATCGACTCAGCTTCAACCGAAGCCCACCGACGTCTTCGTCTCGCCGCTCGACGACATTCATCCTGCTGACATCGATGCCAACCTGAAGGCGCTCGATCGATGGCTCGTGGATGTCAGCGGGGGCGTGCTCACGTTGGATCGCGTCGAAACCATCGCGCGTAACGCTCCCGTCCTCGCGAATATCTTCGCTGCGGTCGACCTGGTCGCCGACATCCGCGCGATGATCGACCACGGCGACCGGCGGATCGACCTGTTCGATTGGGTGAATCTCGGACTGGACCTGATCGGCGTGATCCCGATTCCGATGGGGACCGCTCAGGTCCGCATGGGCGCGCGGCCCATGCTCAAGCTGCTTCGCGAGGAAATCGCGAAGAACGGCAAGGCCATGGGCGACGCCGCGATGCAGATGGTGCGCGATGGCATCATCACCGCGATCGTCGCCAGCCTGCAGGCGCGCTACGCCGGTGAAATCGAGACGTTCCTGACCGCGCTGCGCGCCGAGTTGGCTTCCGTGCTGAATGCCGCCGCCGACTATGTCGGCGAGGTGATGAACGGCCTGGCCGACCTGTTCGCACACGCGGCCGGCGAACCCTTGGACTACGGCAAGGACATCGACCAGGCTGGCGAGCACCTGAGTGCGGCCGGGCGCAACGTCCTCTACAAACCGGGTGAAGCGTTCGACAACATCGGGGCGCTGTTTTACGACGCGGCCAGGGTGGTCGGGAAGGGGACGGTCAACACCGCGACGTCCGTAGCGAAGTACATCGACTCGGATGCAAGCGCGAAGCTCATGAGCGTCGCCAGTTCGCTGCGGCGGAAGGTGCCAACCGTGCAACAGGCGGTGCGTGGCCTCGATGGCAACGAAGTGGGCAAGATCGGTTGGCTGATCCTCGTGTGCGAGGAAGGCGTGATGCGCTGGCGCAAGGCCCATCCCACGCCGCAGGCGGTAGGCGTCCCGTCGAAGGGTACGACGAAAGCGGAGGAACGGCGCGGACAGGGGCCGACCGAGACGCTCGGCGCGACGGCGCCGGCGAAACATCCCGGGCCGAATTGCTGCAATTCGACCGGGCCGGTGCCCACGCCTGCCGCCAGTTCGCCGGGCTCGATCGGCTATGCCTTGGGCGACGAGCGGATCGACCACGACGATTTCGTGATCGACGGGCCGCTGCCGATTGCCTGGACACGAACCTACCGCTCGTTCTTCGATGCGAACGACGAGCAGGGCGAGATCGGGCCGCGGTGGGTCACGCCGTACACGGTGCGCTTCGACGTGCAGGCGACGAAGCTCGTCTATCACGACTCGGAAGGCCGCAGCCTCGATTACCCCTTGCTGGCAGTGGGCGGCGCCCACGATGACCGCGCCGAAAACCTGACGTTGCTGCGCGTCGATGAAACCTGGATAACGCTGACTCGTGGCCACGACGTGCTCGAGGCGTATGAGCGCCATGGCGACCGATATCGCCTCGCCTTCATCAAGGATCGGGCAGGCAATCAGGTCACGGCCGAATACGATGGGGCGGGGCGCCTCCACCGCCTGCTCGTGCCGCATCGACAGGTCGCGTTCAAACACGACGCTCGTGGGCGAATCGCCGAGGTATTCGAGCACGACGCGGATGGCGAGCGCGTCGGGCGGCTCGCGGCATACGAGTATGACGCCGCGGGCGATCTGGTTGCGGCCAGCGACCGGTACGGCAATCGACGTGACTATCGGTACCGTCACCACCTGCTGACGCGCTATACCGACCGCACCGGGCGCGGCATGAACCTGGAATGGGACGGGACGGATCCGAAAGCGCGCTGCGTGCGCGAGTACCGGGACGACGGCAGCGACGAGGTTCGGCTCGCCTGGCACCCGAGCTTCCGGATGGTCGCGATCACTGACGCGCTCGGGGAGGTCACCCGACACTACTACACCATCAAGGGCTATTCGTTCCGGGTCATTCACCCGGACGGCAGCGAGGAGTGGCTCTATCGCGACCGCAACGACAAGCTGGTGCAGTACATCCATCGCGACGGCGGCACCGAGTTCTTCGACTACGACGCTCGCGGCAACCTGACCCGTCATCAGCGCGTGGACGGCTCGGTAATCGAGATGGCCTACGATCAACAGGACCAGTTGGTCCAGACGATCGACCCGCACGGCCATGCCTGGGCTCAGGAATACGACGCCGCCGGCAATGTCGTTCTGGCGAGAGATCCGCTTGGGCACGAGACGAAGTACCAGTACAACGGCCAAGGGCTCCCGACAGCGGTGATCGACGCGAAGGGCGGGAAGAAGTCGCTCGAGTACGACGAGAGCGGCCGCCTGCTGTCGTTCCGGGACTGCTCGGGGAAGACGACGCACTGGACCTACGATGCGGCCGGCCGGCTCGTGGAGATGCGAGATCCGGCCGGCACTACGACAAGCTACCGGTACGGCGCAAACGGGCAGCTGGAGGAGATCGTGTCGCCCGCTGGCGCCGAGCGCATTCAGCACGACGCGGAGGGCCGGCTTCTCGCCGCCACCGATCCCCTGCAGCGCACGACCCGCTACGCCTATGACGCAGGCGGGCGTGTCATCACGCGCGTTGACGCGCTCGGCCAGCGCCTCGCCTACGGCTACGATCGCCTGGGCCGCCTGGTGCGGCTGACCGATGCGAACGATGCGCCCTACACGTTCCGCTACGATCCGGCCGGCCAGCTGGCCGAGGAGACGGAATTCGACGGGAAGACGCGCCTGTATCGGTACGACGAGGCGAGCGGCCGTATGGCGTCAATCGACGACGCGGGGCGCGTCACCGAACTCGGACAGGACCGCGGCGGGCGGATCTCGCGGCGCAGCTGCGGCGATGACACCGAACAGTACGCCTACGACGCGAGCGGCCGCTTGGTCGAGGCCAGCAACCGGTATAGCCGGATCCAGCGCTTCTTCGACCCGGTCGGCAACCTCGTTCGCGAGCATCACGCCTACGACGTGTTCGGCGTGAAGCGCAGCTTTGTGTGGCACCACGGCTACGACGAACTCGGTAACCGCATCAGAACGGTTCGGCCCGATGGTCACGTGGTGGACTGGCTGCGCTACGGTTCCGGGCACGTCCACGGGATGCTCGTCGACGGCGAGGAGCAACTGCAGCTCGAGCGCGATGATCTGCACCGGGAGGTGAAGCGCACGCTGTCGAGCCGAATCCAGCAGCTCACGGCCTACGATCCGGCCGGCCGCCTGGCGCGCCAGACGGTCCAGCGCCATCACGCCCCCTGGGCGCTGAGCGCGCGCCGGTACCGTTACGACGCCGCTGGCCTGCTCACCCAGATCGAGGACAACCGCCGCGGCGCGATCGACTACCGCTACGATCCGGTGGGCCGGCTGATCGAGGCGATTGGGCCTGGCCAGCGCGAGCGCTTCGCGTTCGACCCGGCCAGCAACATCGTCGATCCCGGCCGGCCGGACACCGCGCGCACGCCGGGAGGCAGCGTCGGCCGCCGCGAGACCACGCTGCCGGATTCGGTGCCCAAGGTGCTGGGCAACCTGCTCCGGGAGTATGCCGGGACGCATTTCGAGTATGACGTCCAGGGCAACCTGGTCGAGAAGCGCACGCCGGCCGGCGTTCAGCGGTTCGAATGGGATGGATTCGACCGGATGCGTGCCGCCCACGTGGCGGAGCAGTCACGGCAGGCCGTGGCCACCTATTGCTATGACGCCTTCGGCCGACGCATCGCGAAGGAGGTGAACGGCGCGAGAACCGTCTACGGATGGGATGGCGACACGCTTGCCTACGAGTCGGCCGACGAGCGTAGCACTCACTACCTGTACGAGCCCGAGACGTTTGTGCCGATGGCGCAGTACGCTGCCGCGCCGGTGAACGGAATCGAGACGCCGACCGCCTCGAGCGCCGACCGCTACACGCCGGAGGATGATCCGCTGCAGCGCGTGCCGACGGCCGAGGCGGCGGCACATCTGGTGTTCTATCACTGCGATCAGATCGGCACGCCGCTGATGATGACGGATGAGGCGGGCGAGCTGGTGTGGGAGGCGAGCTACCGGGCGTGGGGCGAGGCGCGGGAGGTGATCGAGCGGGCGTCGGCCGCGGCCGGCATCGACGTCGTGCGGAATCCGCTACGGTTTCAGGGGCAGCAGTTCGATGACGAGACGGGCCTGCACTACAACCGGCATCGGTACTACGATCCGCAGGTGGGGCGCTTCGTTAACAAAGATCCGCTCGGCCTGGCCGGCGGGCCGAACAATTATCAATATGCCCCCAATCCGCTGGGATGGATTGATCCTCTTGGCTTGGCGCGTTGTCCGTGCAACTGTGAGCAGGTGCTCGCAGACATGCAAGCAAAGGGCCGAGCGTATGGCTCAAAGTCAGAAACACCTGCGGACGGACATCACATCATCCAGCATGCTTCGGTGCCAGAGGGTACGGTCGGGTACTCGTATGGTGGGGCTCCAGCAGTTCAACTGGAAGGGCCCTCCACTCGCGTCGGATCGGAGCATTACGCAGCTACAACCGTACAACGACAGGCAGGCGGCGGAACTTACGCCGCTGAGCGCAGAATCGGTTACAAGGCGATTCGGCGAGCTGGCCTATCCTCTCAAGAGGCGAGATGTCTAATCACCAAACATGTTGACCCATATTTCGAAAAACTTGGGTTCACCGGGGATTCACCGATGCGAACCGTAAAGAATCGGCGATAG
- a CDS encoding DUF1778 domain-containing protein: MTSTTPRDTLNLRIRPDDRSLIDRAAVAAHKTRTDFVLDAARAAAEQTLLDQVVLSAEPQAYAAFLARLDAPAQPNAALRQTMQTRAPWDPAA; the protein is encoded by the coding sequence ATGACCTCGACCACCCCACGCGACACCCTGAACCTACGCATTCGTCCCGACGATCGCAGCTTGATCGACCGCGCCGCAGTAGCCGCCCACAAAACGCGTACGGATTTCGTCTTGGACGCAGCACGGGCCGCCGCCGAACAGACCTTGCTCGACCAGGTTGTTTTGAGTGCCGAGCCGCAGGCCTACGCGGCCTTCCTGGCGCGCCTCGATGCGCCCGCCCAACCGAACGCGGCATTGCGGCAGACCATGCAGACGCGCGCGCCCTGGGACCCCGCCGCATGA
- a CDS encoding GNAT family N-acetyltransferase translates to MTGWRAPEPLSDAHGLDDFDSGVASLDTWLKRRALANQRSGASRTFVATRDGRVGAYYALASGAVTPEVAPGRFRRNMPDPIPVVVLGRLAVDRAHQGNGVGRALVRDAGLRVLHAAAAIGIRGLIVHALTDSAKAFYERVGFEASPIDPMLLLITLADLEHAL, encoded by the coding sequence ATGACGGGCTGGCGCGCGCCCGAACCGCTCAGCGACGCGCATGGACTCGACGATTTCGATTCCGGCGTCGCGAGCCTCGACACGTGGCTCAAACGTCGTGCATTGGCCAATCAACGAAGCGGTGCGTCGCGGACCTTTGTGGCGACGAGAGACGGGCGGGTGGGGGCGTACTACGCACTCGCGTCCGGCGCGGTTACGCCCGAGGTCGCACCGGGCCGCTTCCGGCGCAACATGCCCGATCCGATACCCGTGGTTGTGCTCGGGCGTCTCGCCGTCGATCGCGCTCATCAGGGCAATGGGGTTGGGCGTGCGCTGGTACGCGATGCCGGTTTGCGTGTGCTGCACGCCGCAGCGGCCATCGGGATTCGCGGCCTGATTGTCCATGCGCTCACGGATTCGGCCAAGGCGTTCTACGAGCGGGTCGGCTTTGAGGCGTCGCCGATCGATCCGATGCTGCTCCTGATCACGCTGGCCGACCTCGAGCACGCCTTGTGA
- a CDS encoding ProQ/FINO family protein has translation MHFPVAFPPEPAAPLPLCVRVQRKFWRYLAQYDIGEDELDAALAVWCSAPRYLRTIVEGATRVDPEGRPAGRVPAANAANAIERLHALSRQST, from the coding sequence ATGCACTTCCCGGTGGCGTTTCCGCCAGAGCCGGCCGCCCCGTTACCTTTGTGCGTGCGGGTCCAGCGCAAGTTTTGGCGATACTTGGCGCAATACGACATCGGCGAGGACGAATTGGACGCGGCGCTGGCTGTTTGGTGCTCGGCGCCGCGGTACCTGCGAACCATTGTCGAGGGCGCAACGCGTGTCGACCCCGAGGGCCGACCGGCAGGGCGGGTGCCGGCCGCCAATGCAGCGAATGCGATCGAGCGATTGCACGCCTTGTCGCGTCAGTCGACCTGA
- the mobF gene encoding MobF family relaxase: MMSMHNVGSAGQALHYFSKDNYYTTEQGLERSQWFGKGAASLGLDGQVDEKEFFELLSGRVAGKQLGRVVRDENGEPEWVHRPGIDLTFSAPKSVSIAAEVFEDHQVRLAHEEAVKEALEYIEEYAAQARKTVDGETITEETGNIVAALFRHNTSRDLDPDTHTHAVILNATQREDGEWRALTNDELYLQQKVIGAVYTASLARGLQKRGYAITAPDKNGNFELVGVTREQIEHFSQRSAARDRWLVAHGIDPANATPAEKERAVLATRERKRDVDHGLLSQTWRERAQSVGLDYGAIQAKAHEAREAGTDARVVEMSGIDALRFSAAHLGEREIVLNRYDMVKTAIEHAVGRTSPAAILTAYKKLVEDGKIVNLPDGNITTEKMLNTERWTVEQALSQQGTTPAIAPLDVVRARIDHAVEAARAERNDPTFNYTTGQRAAIELALTSEDRIAGVQGLAGVGKTTMVKGTVQVALERGYVVRGMAATGKAALQLAADGGINADTVTMFEIHEQRRQDDLKLLREYVPDMKREPELWLVDEASFLAQRQMARLIKMAERADAKVILLGDKLQLQAIEAGKPFEVLQDEGLSTALMTQIQRQRNPELQQAVAITVGTADLAPGEELTDLDLSRNARAFDFLEQAGRVIEIPDGELLVQNLARRYVERGDRRNETIIITPFNEDRVNINNAIRSELQERGELDTQESDHTIFRSESEMTRAKQKEAQYYTKEMTVRFGRDYQKILAARGEYMTVVATRPDEGIVVLRKADGSLMEWEPKKYNRVEVYLSEERALAARDVIRFTRGDELVKNGHEATVVSIHGNQAVLRLADGKEIPWDLDAQRHWDHAYAVTVHAGQGATREQAILHIPSEKLGRDPDDPRRQSDIAMTVRRIFGDRSFYVGITRAVDDLLVYTTGAETARWAVSQHQDKSSAIQTLREHEEAQLANASLQPQSANPAPQPRRQQQVLQQTQFDID, translated from the coding sequence ATGATGAGCATGCACAACGTAGGCAGCGCCGGCCAGGCGCTGCACTACTTTTCAAAAGACAATTACTACACCACCGAACAGGGCCTCGAGCGCTCCCAGTGGTTCGGCAAAGGGGCCGCCTCGCTCGGCCTCGACGGCCAGGTGGACGAGAAGGAATTCTTCGAGCTGCTGTCCGGCCGCGTTGCTGGCAAGCAGCTGGGCCGCGTCGTTCGCGATGAAAACGGCGAACCCGAGTGGGTCCACCGGCCTGGCATTGATTTGACGTTTTCGGCGCCCAAGAGCGTCAGCATCGCCGCCGAGGTGTTCGAAGATCACCAGGTCCGCCTCGCGCACGAGGAGGCTGTCAAGGAAGCACTCGAGTACATCGAGGAATATGCTGCGCAGGCTCGCAAGACGGTCGACGGGGAAACGATCACCGAGGAGACCGGGAACATCGTCGCCGCCCTGTTCCGCCACAACACCAGTCGTGACCTGGATCCGGACACGCATACGCACGCTGTCATCCTCAATGCCACGCAACGAGAAGACGGCGAGTGGCGTGCGCTCACCAACGACGAGCTGTACCTGCAGCAGAAGGTCATCGGCGCCGTCTACACCGCCTCGCTCGCGCGCGGGCTGCAGAAGCGCGGCTATGCGATCACGGCGCCGGACAAGAACGGTAACTTCGAGCTGGTGGGCGTCACCCGCGAGCAGATCGAGCACTTCAGCCAACGCTCCGCCGCGCGCGATCGGTGGTTGGTGGCGCACGGCATTGACCCGGCCAATGCGACTCCGGCCGAGAAGGAACGGGCGGTGCTCGCCACGCGCGAGCGCAAGCGCGACGTCGACCACGGCTTGCTCTCCCAGACTTGGCGCGAGCGCGCGCAGTCGGTCGGCCTGGACTACGGCGCGATCCAGGCGAAGGCGCACGAGGCACGCGAGGCCGGCACCGATGCCCGTGTTGTCGAAATGTCGGGCATTGATGCGCTTCGGTTTTCTGCCGCCCACCTCGGCGAGCGCGAGATCGTCCTGAACCGGTACGACATGGTCAAGACCGCCATCGAGCACGCCGTTGGCCGCACCTCCCCGGCTGCGATCCTGACCGCGTACAAGAAACTGGTCGAGGACGGCAAGATCGTCAACCTGCCGGACGGCAACATCACCACCGAGAAAATGCTGAACACCGAGCGCTGGACAGTCGAGCAAGCACTGTCTCAGCAAGGCACGACGCCGGCGATCGCGCCGCTCGACGTCGTTCGCGCACGCATTGATCACGCCGTTGAGGCCGCCCGGGCTGAACGCAATGACCCGACTTTCAACTATACGACCGGCCAGCGAGCGGCGATCGAACTCGCCCTGACCAGCGAGGACCGCATCGCCGGCGTTCAGGGGCTCGCCGGCGTCGGTAAGACCACGATGGTCAAGGGCACCGTCCAAGTGGCGCTCGAGCGGGGCTACGTCGTTCGTGGGATGGCGGCCACCGGCAAGGCCGCGTTGCAACTCGCGGCCGATGGCGGGATCAATGCAGACACGGTTACGATGTTCGAAATCCACGAGCAGCGCCGGCAGGACGATCTGAAGTTGCTGCGCGAGTACGTCCCGGACATGAAGCGCGAGCCCGAACTCTGGCTCGTCGACGAAGCGTCGTTCCTCGCCCAGCGCCAGATGGCCCGACTGATCAAAATGGCCGAGCGAGCCGACGCCAAGGTCATTCTGCTCGGTGACAAGCTGCAACTGCAGGCGATCGAGGCCGGCAAGCCGTTCGAGGTCTTGCAGGACGAGGGCCTCTCGACGGCGCTCATGACGCAGATCCAGCGTCAGCGAAACCCCGAGCTGCAGCAGGCGGTGGCGATCACGGTCGGTACCGCAGACCTGGCGCCCGGCGAGGAGCTGACCGATCTCGATCTCAGCCGCAACGCCCGTGCCTTCGATTTTCTCGAGCAAGCCGGCCGCGTCATTGAAATTCCCGATGGGGAGCTGCTGGTGCAAAACTTGGCGCGCCGGTACGTCGAGCGAGGCGATCGACGCAACGAGACCATCATCATCACGCCGTTCAACGAGGACCGCGTCAACATCAACAACGCGATTCGTTCCGAGTTGCAGGAGCGTGGCGAACTTGATACGCAGGAGTCGGATCACACGATTTTCCGGTCGGAAAGCGAGATGACCCGCGCCAAGCAAAAGGAGGCGCAGTATTACACGAAGGAAATGACGGTGCGGTTCGGCCGGGACTACCAAAAGATCCTCGCGGCCCGAGGCGAATACATGACAGTCGTCGCGACCCGACCGGACGAAGGCATCGTTGTGCTCCGCAAAGCCGATGGCTCTCTGATGGAGTGGGAGCCGAAAAAATACAACCGCGTCGAGGTCTATCTCTCGGAGGAGCGCGCGCTGGCGGCTCGCGATGTCATCCGCTTCACGCGCGGAGACGAACTGGTCAAGAACGGCCACGAGGCGACGGTGGTTTCCATCCACGGCAACCAGGCAGTTCTTCGTCTCGCGGACGGAAAGGAGATCCCGTGGGATCTCGACGCCCAACGTCACTGGGATCATGCCTACGCGGTAACGGTCCACGCTGGCCAGGGCGCGACGCGCGAGCAGGCCATACTGCACATCCCATCCGAAAAGCTTGGGCGTGACCCTGACGACCCACGCCGACAATCGGACATTGCGATGACCGTGCGGCGAATTTTCGGTGACCGCAGTTTTTACGTCGGCATCACCCGCGCCGTTGACGATCTGCTCGTCTACACGACCGGTGCCGAGACCGCCCGCTGGGCAGTCAGCCAGCATCAGGACAAGTCGAGCGCGATCCAGACGCTACGTGAGCATGAGGAGGCTCAGCTTGCTAACGCCTCGCTGCAACCTCAATCGGCCAATCCAGCGCCGCAGCCTCGGCGGCAACAGCAGGTGCTACAGCAGACTCAGTTCGATATAGATTGA
- a CDS encoding type IV secretion system DNA-binding domain-containing protein, translated as MNNARAPSTTATFSRGIALWWQQAKLFASGVLFVLAGSLIAGILVAAGSLFLATSADDRYLALKHLQADLLTVVPMANRTITFNSDSASTSMQPAEALAFTRDAADSVNVEIYNAALYGGLTTIGCFVLVTLFWMEYGRKRLTDHQVRGARLVKAKQLKSELVARNDASPYRIAGVPMRRGAENLNTLIAGAQGTGKSRQFFELMAQVRARGKKAVVYDSSGEFTAAFYREGKDVILNPLDARSPNWNPWREIHGEIHYDNIAEALIPLPPKDPQPFFAIAARMVFKDSLRALGQSNKRTNAELYKAISRSNLDELHALLIREAAATYVDPVTERTGMSLKMTVQNQLDSFRFLHDEGEPFSIREWTQKEDDDSWLFITVNEEQKSALLPVISLWCDVAIQALLSLDPIHAERFWYFYDELPGLQKLEIMKMAVTGTRKFGGCFVLGLQDFSQLFETYGDHLARTIISGCQTKLLLRVTDGDSAKALVNAIGQADIDEKEENATIGIDERRDSMSVFARRNLRDIVLASEILRLPDMEGYLVTPGDYPVARVKYGYVPIAQIATPFVPRQASGLWLPPSAAPNPQIAVPAPAATSSSTAAAVQSAPAASAPPVPSSPPSAAATAPAASAACASAAAGAGAAPGNLIMLPSGEVVDADTGEVQGRTSGESDGFGSAPDDSNGHFDIF; from the coding sequence ATGAATAACGCCCGCGCTCCGAGCACCACCGCTACTTTTTCGCGCGGCATTGCCCTATGGTGGCAGCAGGCAAAACTCTTCGCCAGCGGTGTCCTCTTCGTTCTGGCCGGTTCGCTGATTGCCGGAATCCTGGTCGCGGCGGGCTCGCTGTTTCTCGCCACTTCCGCTGACGATCGGTATCTCGCGCTCAAGCACCTTCAGGCCGATTTGCTGACCGTTGTGCCAATGGCGAACCGCACGATCACTTTCAATTCCGACTCGGCAAGCACCTCCATGCAACCGGCCGAGGCGCTCGCTTTTACACGAGACGCCGCCGACTCCGTCAACGTCGAAATCTACAATGCCGCTCTCTACGGGGGCTTGACCACTATCGGCTGCTTCGTGCTCGTCACGCTTTTCTGGATGGAGTACGGCCGCAAGCGACTCACCGATCATCAGGTGCGTGGCGCTCGCCTAGTCAAGGCAAAACAGCTCAAATCCGAATTGGTGGCTCGCAACGATGCGAGCCCCTATCGGATCGCCGGCGTGCCAATGCGCAGAGGCGCCGAAAATCTCAATACGCTCATCGCCGGCGCACAGGGTACCGGCAAGTCGCGGCAGTTCTTCGAGTTGATGGCGCAGGTAAGAGCGCGCGGTAAAAAGGCTGTCGTCTACGATTCTTCGGGCGAGTTCACCGCGGCGTTTTACCGCGAAGGAAAGGATGTGATCCTGAACCCCCTCGACGCGAGAAGTCCGAATTGGAATCCATGGCGAGAGATTCATGGAGAGATCCATTACGACAACATCGCGGAGGCGCTCATCCCGCTGCCACCGAAGGACCCGCAGCCTTTTTTCGCGATCGCGGCTCGGATGGTCTTCAAGGATTCACTACGCGCGCTCGGCCAGTCAAACAAGCGAACGAATGCTGAGCTATATAAAGCGATCTCGCGCAGCAACCTCGACGAACTTCATGCGCTTTTGATTCGCGAGGCGGCCGCAACGTATGTCGATCCCGTTACCGAGCGGACCGGCATGAGCCTCAAGATGACCGTGCAAAATCAGCTGGACAGCTTCCGCTTCCTCCATGACGAGGGCGAGCCATTCTCGATTCGCGAGTGGACACAGAAGGAGGACGATGACTCTTGGCTGTTCATCACCGTCAATGAGGAACAAAAATCCGCGCTGCTTCCAGTCATCAGTTTGTGGTGCGACGTCGCGATCCAGGCACTGCTGTCGCTGGATCCGATTCACGCCGAGCGCTTCTGGTATTTCTACGACGAGCTACCGGGCTTGCAGAAGCTCGAGATCATGAAGATGGCCGTCACCGGAACACGCAAATTCGGTGGCTGCTTCGTGCTCGGACTTCAGGATTTTTCCCAACTTTTCGAAACTTATGGCGATCACCTCGCGCGCACCATCATCTCGGGCTGCCAAACCAAGCTGCTCTTGCGTGTGACCGATGGAGACTCGGCAAAGGCATTGGTCAATGCGATCGGCCAGGCCGATATCGATGAAAAGGAGGAAAACGCGACCATCGGGATTGACGAACGTCGCGACAGCATGAGCGTCTTCGCGCGCCGCAACCTGCGGGACATTGTGCTCGCGTCCGAGATCTTGCGGTTGCCCGATATGGAGGGCTATCTCGTGACGCCGGGCGATTATCCGGTCGCGCGCGTGAAATACGGATACGTTCCGATCGCGCAGATCGCGACACCATTCGTTCCGCGCCAGGCTTCCGGGTTGTGGCTCCCGCCGTCCGCGGCCCCGAATCCGCAGATCGCCGTGCCGGCGCCGGCGGCGACGTCTTCCTCAACTGCTGCGGCGGTCCAATCGGCGCCGGCGGCATCGGCCCCTCCCGTCCCCTCTTCGCCGCCTTCTGCTGCGGCGACCGCGCCGGCCGCTTCCGCCGCTTGCGCTTCCGCCGCTGCCGGTGCCGGTGCCGCGCCGGGCAATCTCATCATGCTCCCGTCCGGTGAAGTCGTCGACGCGGACACGGGCGAAGTTCAGGGGCGTACCAGCGGCGAGTCGGATGGCTTCGGCAGCGCGCCCGACGATTCCAATGGCCACTTCGACATTTTCTGA